In Streptomyces sp. DG2A-72, one genomic interval encodes:
- a CDS encoding cytochrome P450, with translation MYTPEFAADPYLIYAQMREQHPTLAPVYLDPDAPATLVIGYQTAVEILHDPVRFPADPRVWQQSIPAHCPVLPMLEHRPNALRNSGPVHARYRAANTSALDQVRLPGLQAMVQRIAIPLINDICEAGQADLLTQYAQPVAFKALNAILGCPPEIGRRVAQGMAAIFDGVNAEAGNVMLSEALSELVDLKRRHLGMDVTTGLLTHPAQLNQPELIHQLVTLYGAGIEPEQNFIANTLRLILSDERYSGDALRGSLSVRDALDELLRVDPPLANYCVSYPPRPEEVDGIVLPAHQPVVISMAACNNDPAVMSDEQAGNRAHLTWSLGPHACPAQPLAYLVAQVAIEEIVDALPEMELAVPAGHLTYRPGPFHRSLTGLPVRFPPSPRLHLT, from the coding sequence ATGTACACACCGGAGTTCGCAGCCGACCCCTACCTCATCTACGCCCAGATGCGGGAGCAGCACCCCACGCTGGCCCCGGTCTACCTCGACCCCGACGCACCCGCCACGCTGGTGATCGGCTACCAGACCGCGGTCGAGATCCTCCACGACCCCGTCCGGTTCCCCGCCGACCCGCGGGTCTGGCAGCAGAGCATCCCCGCACACTGCCCGGTCCTGCCGATGCTGGAGCACCGCCCCAACGCCCTGCGCAACTCCGGGCCCGTGCACGCCCGTTACCGCGCCGCAAACACCTCCGCCCTCGACCAGGTCCGCCTGCCCGGACTGCAGGCCATGGTGCAGCGGATCGCGATTCCCCTGATCAACGACATATGCGAGGCGGGCCAGGCCGACCTGCTCACCCAGTACGCCCAGCCGGTGGCGTTCAAGGCTCTCAACGCCATCCTCGGCTGCCCGCCCGAAATCGGCCGACGTGTAGCCCAGGGGATGGCGGCCATCTTCGACGGCGTGAACGCCGAAGCCGGCAACGTCATGCTCTCCGAAGCCCTCAGCGAACTGGTCGACCTCAAGCGCCGCCACCTCGGAATGGACGTCACCACCGGCCTGCTCACGCACCCAGCCCAACTGAACCAGCCGGAGCTGATACACCAGCTGGTCACCCTCTACGGCGCCGGCATCGAGCCCGAGCAGAACTTCATCGCGAACACCCTCCGGCTGATCCTCAGCGACGAGCGGTACTCCGGCGACGCGCTCCGAGGGAGCCTCAGCGTCCGCGACGCCCTCGACGAGCTGCTGCGCGTCGACCCACCTTTGGCCAACTACTGCGTGTCATACCCGCCCCGCCCGGAAGAGGTCGACGGCATCGTCCTGCCCGCCCATCAGCCGGTTGTCATCAGCATGGCCGCCTGCAACAACGACCCCGCGGTCATGTCCGACGAGCAGGCCGGCAACCGCGCTCACCTGACCTGGAGCCTGGGACCCCACGCCTGTCCCGCCCAGCCCCTGGCCTACCTCGTCGCCCAGGTGGCCATCGAGGAGATCGTCGACGCTCTGCCCGAAATGGAACTCGCCGTCCCCGCCGGCCACCTCACCTACCGCCCGGGCCCGTTCCACCGCTCCCTGACCGGCCTGCCGGTCCGCTTCCCCCCGTCACCGCGCCTCCACCTGACCTAG
- a CDS encoding ATP/GTP-binding protein, with amino-acid sequence MDSVLSSEHPYLPATVTRSAKILIAGAFGAGKTTLVGSVSEIRPLRTEQPITEASIGIDDLAGLSDKTETTVAFDFGRRTLSDRLALYLFGTPGQNRFTPFWEHLFNGALGALVLVDTRRLQDADTVLALFEERGLPFGVAVNEFEGAPRYALDEVRQALALDDDVVLTSCDARDEVSSIHALIAFVEYLHRSSRLEHLS; translated from the coding sequence ATGGACTCCGTGCTCTCGTCTGAGCACCCATACCTGCCGGCCACCGTGACCCGGTCAGCGAAGATCCTGATCGCGGGCGCCTTCGGGGCGGGGAAAACGACGCTGGTGGGGAGCGTGTCGGAGATCAGACCGCTGCGGACCGAGCAGCCGATCACCGAGGCCAGCATCGGCATCGACGATCTCGCCGGCCTGTCCGACAAGACCGAGACGACGGTCGCCTTCGACTTCGGCCGCCGCACCCTCAGCGATCGGCTGGCCCTCTACCTCTTCGGCACCCCCGGGCAAAACCGGTTCACCCCCTTCTGGGAGCACCTCTTCAACGGGGCACTGGGCGCACTGGTCCTCGTCGACACCCGTCGGCTCCAGGACGCCGACACCGTCCTCGCACTCTTCGAGGAGCGCGGCCTGCCATTCGGCGTCGCCGTCAACGAATTCGAAGGCGCTCCCCGCTACGCCCTCGACGAGGTCCGCCAAGCCCTGGCTCTCGACGACGACGTGGTGCTCACCTCCTGCGACGCCCGCGACGAAGTGTCCTCCATCCACGCGCTGATCGCGTTCGTCGAATACCTCCACCGATCCAGCCGACTGGAGCACCTGTCGTGA
- a CDS encoding DUF742 domain-containing protein produces MSGPRRDPDMVRAYVRTRGHSSPSRDGLTLTTLVRAADRPQHGLDVEARRVMAICHGQLVIAEIAALLELPPTVALIVVSGLLDTGHLDTPARDDQPDISVVEEVLNGLRALV; encoded by the coding sequence ATGAGCGGACCGCGGCGCGATCCCGACATGGTCCGAGCGTACGTCCGGACACGAGGACATTCGTCACCGTCCCGCGACGGCCTGACCCTGACGACCCTGGTTCGCGCCGCAGACCGCCCCCAGCACGGCCTCGACGTCGAAGCCCGGCGGGTGATGGCCATCTGCCACGGTCAGCTCGTGATCGCCGAGATCGCCGCGCTTCTCGAACTGCCCCCCACCGTCGCACTCATCGTCGTCTCCGGGCTCCTCGATACCGGCCACCTTGACACCCCGGCACGAGACGACCAGCCGGACATCAGCGTTGTGGAGGAAGTACTCAATGGACTCCGTGCTCTCGTCTGA
- a CDS encoding roadblock/LC7 domain-containing protein has protein sequence MTTHANRLGWMLDDLTKMPDVRYAVLLATDGIAMGHSESVHPDTADTIAASASGFHSIGVALAPYTGGQKNGLRQVVGEFDEGFLFVKTVGANALLAVSTSNAVDAEVLTYRMNGLTERLGEELSSPARNQGDEGGARP, from the coding sequence ATGACGACACACGCGAACAGGCTCGGCTGGATGCTCGACGACCTGACGAAGATGCCGGATGTCCGCTACGCCGTCCTGCTGGCCACGGACGGGATCGCCATGGGCCACTCGGAATCGGTGCACCCCGACACAGCCGACACGATCGCCGCATCCGCCAGCGGCTTCCACTCCATCGGCGTCGCGCTGGCCCCGTACACCGGCGGCCAGAAGAACGGGCTGCGCCAGGTCGTCGGCGAATTCGACGAGGGGTTCCTCTTCGTGAAAACGGTCGGGGCCAACGCGTTGCTGGCGGTCTCGACGAGCAACGCGGTGGACGCCGAAGTCCTCACCTACCGGATGAACGGACTGACCGAACGCCTCGGCGAGGAACTGTCCAGCCCGGCGCGGAACCAGGGTGACGAAGGCGGCGCTCGGCCATGA
- a CDS encoding ATP-binding protein — translation MIALISQGLGSVTGSLQRPQPTAAEFTVPDCLAGSDFVENLRLLGEQYVDSLHQVQQVTAASTRQQVETEAREAAKAAVRSFATAMVSTGDNVSSEIAQALHRHHDSAIFATLTRIDHGVQQMLHQAQSYVVLAGGRLGQRWPASTLTNVVGAAQGAIPHYARIHPYASDRAVIARMVGPVKLILSHLFDNAARYSPPQTHVEVSAQHGHHGVTLLIDDAGKRMSEEQLARARRILDGRQEVDILSMAAHPRVGFPVIALLARRYGIKVVISDSNRYGGMCVSVFLPEAHFTTAVAELEPAPPQPAHLEAPAASAPALTENGLPTRTRRQPMHQPPAPAGRRTSTAPARPAVIGTWQQANRQARDTAAPQQEHTHDTAVRTDQEERSLDS, via the coding sequence TTGATCGCGCTGATTTCACAGGGCCTCGGATCAGTCACGGGCTCACTTCAGCGGCCACAGCCGACGGCGGCAGAGTTCACGGTCCCGGACTGTCTCGCCGGTTCCGACTTCGTGGAGAACCTCCGCCTGCTCGGCGAGCAGTACGTCGACAGCCTGCACCAGGTGCAGCAGGTGACGGCGGCTTCGACACGTCAGCAAGTCGAGACCGAGGCGCGCGAGGCGGCGAAGGCGGCCGTGCGGTCATTCGCCACCGCGATGGTGAGCACCGGCGACAACGTGAGCAGTGAGATCGCCCAGGCCCTGCACCGGCATCACGACAGTGCCATCTTCGCGACGCTGACCCGGATCGATCACGGCGTCCAGCAGATGCTTCACCAGGCACAGTCCTACGTCGTGCTTGCCGGAGGGCGGCTCGGACAGCGGTGGCCGGCCAGCACGCTCACGAACGTCGTCGGGGCGGCCCAGGGAGCGATCCCTCACTATGCGCGCATCCACCCGTACGCGTCGGACCGGGCAGTGATCGCCCGCATGGTCGGGCCGGTGAAGTTGATCTTGAGTCATCTGTTCGACAACGCCGCCCGCTATTCGCCGCCTCAGACCCATGTGGAGGTGAGTGCCCAGCACGGCCACCACGGAGTCACTCTCCTCATCGACGACGCCGGCAAGCGCATGAGCGAGGAGCAGCTGGCGCGTGCGCGGCGCATCCTGGACGGCCGTCAGGAGGTCGACATCCTCAGCATGGCGGCGCATCCGAGGGTCGGCTTCCCGGTGATCGCGCTCCTTGCCCGCCGGTATGGCATCAAGGTGGTGATCTCGGACTCCAATCGCTACGGCGGCATGTGCGTGTCCGTTTTCCTGCCCGAGGCCCACTTCACCACCGCGGTGGCCGAACTCGAACCGGCGCCCCCGCAGCCGGCCCACCTCGAAGCGCCTGCCGCATCGGCGCCCGCGCTGACGGAGAACGGGCTGCCGACGCGCACGCGTCGCCAACCGATGCATCAGCCACCGGCCCCTGCCGGGCGCCGCACGAGTACCGCACCGGCACGGCCCGCGGTCATCGGCACCTGGCAGCAGGCAAACCGACAGGCCCGCGACACGGCCGCGCCCCAGCAGGAACACACCCATGACACGGCCGTCCGCACCGACCAGGAGGAAAGGTCCCTCGACTCATGA
- a CDS encoding helix-turn-helix domain-containing protein: MLQQAQRRCDRCGCPLSQYNTDTLCAACVRARTWEKNTPTVPVHVWNDPDVRNALAAWDFGRASRLIRLRGGLRQGDMAHLTGLSQAFLSMLEKGNRRLTNIDKIIEFLTGLGVPADLVALPLPQAPSPPAQEQSAQFAGDADPSLPWTAARMVAALDTAVGGSAMDRRRFLTASGVALTAFMNAWDTAEAEPLHRAAEGSRLTHDLLDGLQRTTDNLRTMDASDGSGTLTSLGNRHLQFLQHLLEETSYDEATGRRLAAIIADTATQTGWFVFDSGDRDRPLSYLYAALRAAKASQDARLGAGALSYIAIHGYSTGAPHHAVTAAQRARDKIRKLGTPALEAMLLTRQARGHAKLGERQAALAALGRAAELCAQGRSEHDPHWLYWINEGEIHGQAGSCYLDLGDPRSAVASFTKAREALNPTDHRTRGLFLSRAATAHIEQGDLEAGCATAHEVLDLAEKLQSARFDSHVTSMIQQLHPVAHSPYAQDVLERRTAVTATGSRT; encoded by the coding sequence GTGCTGCAGCAGGCACAGCGACGCTGTGATCGGTGCGGCTGCCCCCTGAGCCAGTACAACACGGACACACTCTGCGCCGCCTGCGTTCGCGCACGAACTTGGGAGAAAAACACCCCTACCGTCCCGGTACACGTCTGGAACGACCCAGATGTACGGAACGCGCTCGCCGCTTGGGATTTCGGCCGGGCCAGCCGCCTCATCCGACTTCGCGGTGGTCTCCGCCAGGGCGACATGGCCCATCTCACGGGCCTCAGCCAGGCGTTCCTGTCCATGCTGGAGAAGGGCAATCGCCGCCTTACCAACATCGACAAGATCATCGAGTTCCTCACCGGCCTCGGTGTACCCGCCGACCTGGTTGCGCTTCCGCTCCCGCAGGCTCCCTCCCCGCCAGCACAGGAGCAGTCGGCCCAGTTCGCTGGCGACGCTGATCCCAGCCTGCCCTGGACCGCGGCCCGTATGGTGGCAGCACTGGATACCGCGGTGGGAGGCAGCGCGATGGACCGTCGACGATTCCTCACCGCAAGCGGCGTCGCCCTCACCGCGTTCATGAACGCGTGGGACACCGCCGAAGCCGAACCCCTCCATCGAGCAGCAGAGGGAAGCCGCCTCACCCACGACCTCCTCGACGGCCTCCAACGCACCACCGACAACCTGCGAACCATGGACGCGAGCGACGGCAGCGGCACCCTCACCAGTCTCGGCAACCGCCACCTCCAGTTCCTCCAACACCTCCTGGAAGAAACGTCGTACGACGAGGCCACAGGACGACGGCTCGCGGCGATCATCGCCGACACCGCCACCCAGACCGGATGGTTCGTCTTCGACTCCGGCGACCGCGACCGCCCACTCAGCTACCTCTACGCCGCACTCCGCGCCGCGAAGGCGTCACAAGACGCACGGCTCGGCGCCGGCGCCCTGTCCTACATTGCCATCCACGGCTATTCCACCGGAGCTCCGCACCACGCCGTCACCGCGGCACAGCGGGCCCGCGACAAGATCAGGAAACTCGGCACGCCCGCACTCGAAGCGATGCTCCTGACCCGACAGGCCCGCGGGCACGCCAAACTCGGCGAACGCCAGGCGGCGCTCGCCGCGCTCGGAAGAGCCGCTGAACTGTGCGCCCAGGGCCGCTCGGAGCACGACCCGCACTGGCTCTACTGGATCAACGAGGGCGAGATCCACGGACAGGCCGGCAGTTGCTACCTCGACCTCGGCGACCCCCGCAGCGCCGTCGCCAGCTTCACGAAGGCCCGGGAGGCACTCAACCCAACGGACCACCGCACCAGAGGGCTGTTCCTCTCCCGCGCCGCAACCGCCCACATCGAGCAGGGTGACCTCGAAGCCGGCTGCGCCACGGCACACGAGGTCCTCGACCTCGCCGAGAAGCTTCAGTCGGCACGGTTCGACAGTCACGTCACGAGCATGATCCAACAACTCCACCCCGTCGCCCACAGCCCGTACGCTCAGGACGTACTGGAGCGACGCACCGCCGTGACGGCAACAGGGAGCCGAACTTGA